AGTTCCTGGAGGAATTAAATAAGTAAGTCAAGTGATTTCCCTCATGTGACGCTATAAAATATACAACTAGGGAAACTCCTGACCCTACATGATAAGTATCACTCATTACAGGTGTGTCATTACAGGGCTAATAAAAAGCAACACTACACTCTGCAAATCAGCTCTCGTCTGGGAAGAGACAGATACAAGGAGCAGTTTATGTTTCTGTACAGGTACAATTCAAACACATGGTCAACTTTACCTTCATAAACCTCTATCTGATGCCATTCATTCTTTCACATTGtgatctgatttaaaaaaaaatgtaatgcatGACTAATGCTATTAAacgtgttgtattgtttgttctgAAAGGGATGATTTGGTGGACTTGGTTGACACCTGGCAATATGAGGACAACCAGGCTGGAGATGTGGACGCCTTCGCCAGGGAGCCTTATATTCTCCGCTTCGAATGTCTCCACTCTGGTAAGGGGCACAGGAGTGCTAGAATTAAGCATGATCCATCCATATGGCATTTGATTTAGCAAATAATATGAGCGTGAATGGCAAACAGACAGAAAGCTGGATATTGCAGCAGAGAATAAAAGCCCATTCATAAACAGCTGTAATATATATTTCTCATCTCTTCCTGTGTTGCTCAGTGCTTGAGGACTTGGTACTGATCCCAGTGCACACCAAGCCTGAGGATTCAGTGAAAGAGCTGGATGAGCTTTATGATGTCTTCCTGGAAGTGACAAAGAAATGGAAGACTGATGTAAGCTCTGAGCTAAACCATTGACAGAGCTTAACACCTCCCTTGGGTTTAGAAAGTGCACTTGTCACCAAACTGTATATATGAGCCTTTGACAAGTAAAATACAAAACCAGCCACATGGTGATTTCAAGATAACTATGTATGCTCTCCTAAAAACAGTGTCCTTATTCTGGATGAAAAGTAACTGTTGTTGTTGAATGTTTCTCTCTGTACCAGAATGTCATGATCCTAGGTGACTTCAATGCAGACGGTTCCTACCTTTCTAAAAAGGGCATGAAAGCCATCCGTATCCGCAGTGACAAAAATTTCCACTGGCTGATTAAAGATGACGTGGATACCACAGCAAACACAGGCAACAATAACACTTATGACAGGTGGCTCAGTGTGATTTGTGAAATTAATTAATGAACGCCTCATGTATAAAACAGATAATCACCTATGGAGTTAATTTGACATTTCTTTGGTATTGTTTAAAGGTGGTTAAAATGTCATAAGAGCTGTCATAAAAGCTATTATAAAACTAATTTACTTGTGTGTAATATGGAATGACTGCTGACTTCCTTTTCTGATCAACATCTAGGATTGTGATCTATGGGGATGACATGCTTGACGCCATCGTGCCAAACTCTGCCAAACCATTCAACTTCCAGATTGCATACGGGCTTTCTGAAGAAGATGTAAGTATGCAGGTTACAGACAAATTCCATCCTGGTAGATGGTTTGATTACAATAATATAAGTAGATGAAATGAACATGTTAGTAGCCAACATTGTGACAACCTGTCCTagaaatacagtacatgtcaaaGTTGAGCCGTCTGACTCATGTCTCAACATGTGACTACTATGCTTTATTAGGCCCTGAAGGTGAGCGACCATTACCCTGTGGAGGTAGAGCTGAAAAGAAAAACACCAACAGAACAGAGTAAGCAGCATCATTGATCT
The sequence above is drawn from the Salmo salar chromosome ssa22, Ssal_v3.1, whole genome shotgun sequence genome and encodes:
- the LOC106583694 gene encoding deoxyribonuclease-1 isoform X4, coding for MVKYIICFCKFVSERNQIEHSCKPLPTQYTTAAVMKVASFNIQKFGKRKLSNPNTLDTLVKIVSRYDIIVILEVVDKRGTSVKKFLEELNKANKKQHYTLQISSRLGRDRYKEQFMFLYRDDLVDLVDTWQYEDNQAGDVDAFAREPYILRFECLHSVLEDLVLIPVHTKPEDSVKELDELYDVFLEVTKKWKTDNVMILGDFNADGSYLSKKGMKAIRIRSDKNFHWLIKDDVDTTANTGNNNTYDRIVIYGDDMLDAIVPNSAKPFNFQIAYGLSEEDALKVSDHYPVEVELKRKTPTEQTGGGIKKSGKK
- the LOC106583694 gene encoding deoxyribonuclease-1 isoform X5 yields the protein MVKYIICFCKFVSERNQIEHSCKPLPTQYTTAAVMKVASFNIQKFGKRKLSNPNTLDTLVKIVSRYDIIVILEVVDKRGTSVKKFLEELNKANKKQHYTLQISSRLGRDRYKEQFMFLYRDDLVDLVDTWQYEDNQAGDVDAFAREPYILRFECLHSVLEDLVLIPVHTKPEDSVKELDELYDVFLEVTKKWKTDNVMILGDFNADGSYLSKKGMKAIRIRSDKNFHWLIKDDVDTTANTGNNNTYDRIVIYGDDMLDAIVPNSAKPFNFQIAYGLSEEDALKVSDHYPVEVELCSVGVFLFSSTSTG
- the LOC106583694 gene encoding deoxyribonuclease-1 isoform X2, producing the protein MVKYIICFCKFVSERNQIEHSCKPLPTQYTTAVMKVASFNIQKFGKRKLSNPNTLDTLVKIVSRYDIIVILEVVDKRGTSVKKFLEELNKANKKQHYTLQISSRLGRDRYKEQFMFLYRDDLVDLVDTWQYEDNQAGDVDAFAREPYILRFECLHSVLEDLVLIPVHTKPEDSVKELDELYDVFLEVTKKWKTDNVMILGDFNADGSYLSKKGMKAIRIRSDKNFHWLIKDDVDTTANTGNNNTYDRIVIYGDDMLDAIVPNSAKPFNFQIAYGLSEEDALKVSDHYPVEVELKRKTPTEQIRQLLQNYPPQKDQAAEEEGATGVQRDRPMDVGTNPGWRGTTDSGWGLSPPAVGD
- the LOC106583694 gene encoding deoxyribonuclease-1 isoform X3 — protein: MKVASFNIQKFGKRKLSNPNTLDTLVKIVSRYDIIVILEVVDKRGTSVKKFLEELNKANKKQHYTLQISSRLGRDRYKEQFMFLYRDDLVDLVDTWQYEDNQAGDVDAFAREPYILRFECLHSVLEDLVLIPVHTKPEDSVKELDELYDVFLEVTKKWKTDNVMILGDFNADGSYLSKKGMKAIRIRSDKNFHWLIKDDVDTTANTGNNNTYDRIVIYGDDMLDAIVPNSAKPFNFQIAYGLSEEDALKVSDHYPVEVELKRKTPTEQIRQLLQNYPPQKDQAAEEEGATGVQRDRPMDVGTNPGWRGTTDSGWGLSPPAVGD
- the LOC106583694 gene encoding deoxyribonuclease-1 isoform X1, encoding MVKYIICFCKFVSERNQIEHSCKPLPTQYTTAAVMKVASFNIQKFGKRKLSNPNTLDTLVKIVSRYDIIVILEVVDKRGTSVKKFLEELNKANKKQHYTLQISSRLGRDRYKEQFMFLYRDDLVDLVDTWQYEDNQAGDVDAFAREPYILRFECLHSVLEDLVLIPVHTKPEDSVKELDELYDVFLEVTKKWKTDNVMILGDFNADGSYLSKKGMKAIRIRSDKNFHWLIKDDVDTTANTGNNNTYDRIVIYGDDMLDAIVPNSAKPFNFQIAYGLSEEDALKVSDHYPVEVELKRKTPTEQIRQLLQNYPPQKDQAAEEEGATGVQRDRPMDVGTNPGWRGTTDSGWGLSPPAVGD